In Streptomyces sp. Li-HN-5-11, the sequence GGCGGGTCCAACGGCGGTCGTCCCGCACCTTCCACCATCACCCCGGGCCCCGGCGGCTCCGGTCCCGCGATCAGCCAACACCCCGGCGGGCGAGACGAGTCGAGCGGCGGAAGCTCCGGCGGATCCGGGTCTGGGCCGGGGGCCGCGTCGGGCGGCACCGGCGGCTCCGACGACACCAGCGGCGGCGCGTCCGGGTCCGGTTCGGGCGGGTCCGCCGGGGGCTCTGACGACGACGCCAAGAGCGGCGGCGGTGCGGGGGCCACGCTGCCTGCCGACACCACCCTGCCCAACTGCACGGCCGGCGCCGTCACGTTGACGCTGCGCAGCGCGCGCAACTCCTACGGGCCCGGCGACACGCCGACGTTCGAACTGACCGCCAAGAACTCCTCCGGCAGCGACTGCAAGGTCGACCTCGGGCCGAAGTCCGCGGTGGTGACGATCACCCGGACCGGCAGCACCGACGACTACTGGTCGTCGGCCGACTGTCCCAAGGCGGCCGGGAGCCTGCTGTACCGGGTGCCGGCGGGCAGCAGCATCACCTACACGGTGAAGTGGGACCGCAAGCCGAGCGCCCCCCAGTGCGCGACGCCCCCGGCTGGCTCGGCCGCGACGGGGACGTACCTGGTGCAGGCGCAGGTGCCGGGGTACGGGAAGCTGCAGACGTCGTTCGTGCTGTCGGCGGACTGAGGCCTGAGGCCGGAGGCGGCGGACCGGGGCGGCGGCCACGGAACGAGCGGCGGCGGGCCAAGGGGGTCGGCGCGGACCGAGGGAGTCGGCGCGGACCGGGGCGGTGGCCAGGAAAAACGAGGTGGCGGCGGACCGAGGCGGCGCCCGCTTCCTACACGTACCGCTCCAGGATCGACGACTCCGCCAGCCGCGACAGGCCCTCGCGGACGCTCCGCGCCCTCGCCTCGCCCACGCCGTCCACGGTCTGCAGGTCGTCGACGCTGGCCGCGAGCAGCTTCTGCAGGCCGCCGAAGTGCTCGACCAGGCGGTCGATGATGGCGCCGGGCAGGCGCGGGACCTTCGCCAGCAGGCGGAAGCCGCGAGGGGAGACCGCCGAGTCGAGGGTCTCGGGGGAGCCGGTGTAGCCCAGGGCTCGGGCCACCGTGGGCAGTTCGAGCAGCTCGGCGTGGCTGAGCGCGTCGAGTTCGGCCAACGCCTCGTCGACGGTGCGGGAACGCTTGGCGGTGGGCTCGGGAACGTAGTCGCGGACGACCAGTTCGCGCTCGGGCTCCACGCCCGCGATCAACTCGTCCAGCTGCAGGGCGAGAAGGCGCCCGTCCGTACCCAGCTCGACCACGTACTCGGCGATTTCGGTGGCGATGCGGCGCACCATCTCCAGGCGCTGCGCGACCGCCGAGACGTCCCGGACGGTCACCAGGTCCTCGATCTCCAGTGCCGACAGCGTGCCCGCCACCTCGTCCAGGCGGAGCTTGTAGCGCTCCAGGGTGGCCAGGGCCTGGTTCGCCCGGGAGAGGATCGCCGCGGAGTCCTCCAGGACGCGGCGCTGACCGTCGACGTACAGGGCGATCAGCCGCATCGACTGCGAGACCGAGACCACCGGGAAGCCGACCTGCTTGCTCACCCGGTCCGCCGTGCGGTGCCGCGTGCCCGTCTCCTCCGTGGGAATGGTCGGGTCCGGGACCAGCTGCACGCCCGCCCGCAGGATCTTCGACAGGTCCGACGACAGCACCAGGGCGCCGTCCAGCTTGCACAGCTCCCGCAGCCGCGTCGCCGTGAAGTCGACGTCCAGCACGAAGCCGCCCGTGCACATCGTCTCGACGGTCTTGTCGGAGCCGAGCACGATGAGTCCGCCGGTGTTGCCGCGCAGCACCCGCTCGAGGCCGTCGCGCAGGGCCGTGCCCGGAGCCACGGCGCTCAGGGAGGCGCGCATCAGGCCGTCGGCACGGGAACTCCCACCGGACTTTCCGGGAGCTGCCGCCCGGTCGTTGGCTGCCACTGCACTCCTCCGGTCGCAGGTTCTGGGGCGCTCCCGTTTCGCAC encodes:
- the disA gene encoding DNA integrity scanning diadenylate cyclase DisA, with amino-acid sequence MAANDRAAAPGKSGGSSRADGLMRASLSAVAPGTALRDGLERVLRGNTGGLIVLGSDKTVETMCTGGFVLDVDFTATRLRELCKLDGALVLSSDLSKILRAGVQLVPDPTIPTEETGTRHRTADRVSKQVGFPVVSVSQSMRLIALYVDGQRRVLEDSAAILSRANQALATLERYKLRLDEVAGTLSALEIEDLVTVRDVSAVAQRLEMVRRIATEIAEYVVELGTDGRLLALQLDELIAGVEPERELVVRDYVPEPTAKRSRTVDEALAELDALSHAELLELPTVARALGYTGSPETLDSAVSPRGFRLLAKVPRLPGAIIDRLVEHFGGLQKLLAASVDDLQTVDGVGEARARSVREGLSRLAESSILERYV